Proteins encoded by one window of Rutidosis leptorrhynchoides isolate AG116_Rl617_1_P2 chromosome 7, CSIRO_AGI_Rlap_v1, whole genome shotgun sequence:
- the LOC139859393 gene encoding uncharacterized protein: MKILSVNIRGFNKDGKKGWFKHLINESNPIVAAVQETKRKKFSDQWIEYAWGSQNVKYAFKESCGRSGGLLILWDPNIFQVDSVVEGEFFIAIKGKLSNYDSEIVIVNVYGPHSDVKKKRFWNSLSELMSYDNAAWVLCGDFNYLRHAYERENTNFIARRASWFNEFINDNGLIEIPFSGRKFTRISDDGLQLSKLDRFLVWTKVSPTRYKRTRSIIST; encoded by the coding sequence ATGAAGATTCTTTCAGTCAATATTCGAGGCTTCAACAAGGATGGTAAGAAGGGGTGGTTTAAGCATCTAATTAATGAATCTAATCCTATTGTGGCAGCGGTACAAGAAACCAAACGGAAGAAATTTAGTGATCAATGGATTGAGTATGCGTGGGGATCTCAAAACGTTAAGTATGCATTCAAAGAAAGTTGTGGGAGGTCAGGGGGTTTATTAATTCTTTGGGACCCTAATATCTTTCAGGTGGATAGTGTAGTAGAAGGTGAGTTTTTTATTGCCATCAAAGGAAAGCTTTCAAATTACGACTCAGAAATTGTTATCGTGAACGTCTACGGGCCACATAGTGATGTAAAGAAAAAGAGATTTTGGAATAGTTTGAGCGAATTGATGTCCTACGACAACGCAGCATGggttctatgtggggattttaacTATTTAAGGCATGCTTACGAAAGGGAGAACACCAACTTCATTGCGAGAAGGGCGTCTTGGTTTAATgaatttattaatgataatgggCTAATTGAAATTCCTTTCTCGGGTCGGAAATTCACACGGATCAGTGACGATGGGCTACAATTAAGCAAACTGGATCGTTTTCTTGTTTGGACTAAAGTCAGCCCTACGAGATATAAAAGGACTCGCTCCATAATCTCAACTTGA